One stretch of Prosthecobacter debontii DNA includes these proteins:
- the folE2 gene encoding GTP cyclohydrolase FolE2: MPSSLKDTQNERDDRKIAIDRVGVKNLRFPLRIRDRDQSQQHTVATVTMAVDLPHHYKGTHMSRFVEVLHAHGRELTVASIAAMPRELLSRLNARKAHVEMRFPYFRAKRAPVTKAEGLLDYGVVFEVNAEGDEVDYVVTVEVPVATLCPCSKAISERGAHNQRGLVTLSVRFRQPIWIEDLIELVEASASSQLYSVLKRPDEKYVTEAAYDNPVFVEDLVRSVAQKAYGHKQIKWFRVEAENFESIHNHNAWAVIESHNQPALI; this comes from the coding sequence ATGCCTTCCTCCCTCAAAGACACTCAGAACGAGCGGGATGATCGTAAAATCGCGATCGACCGTGTTGGCGTGAAAAATCTGCGCTTCCCTCTGCGCATACGTGATCGCGACCAGTCCCAACAGCACACCGTGGCTACGGTGACCATGGCTGTAGATCTGCCGCATCACTACAAGGGCACTCACATGAGCCGTTTTGTCGAGGTGCTTCATGCCCATGGCCGTGAGTTGACCGTCGCCAGCATAGCTGCCATGCCGCGTGAACTTTTGTCGCGCCTGAATGCCCGCAAGGCCCATGTGGAGATGCGCTTCCCCTATTTTCGGGCCAAGCGCGCCCCTGTGACCAAGGCTGAAGGACTTCTGGATTACGGAGTGGTGTTCGAGGTCAATGCCGAGGGCGATGAAGTGGACTACGTCGTCACCGTCGAGGTGCCTGTGGCCACGCTTTGCCCGTGCTCCAAGGCGATCAGCGAGCGTGGGGCTCACAATCAGCGTGGCTTGGTGACGCTCTCGGTGCGTTTCCGCCAGCCGATCTGGATTGAAGACCTCATTGAACTCGTGGAAGCCAGCGCCAGCAGCCAACTTTACAGTGTGCTGAAGCGCCCCGATGAAAAATACGTCACCGAAGCAGCTTACGACAACCCGGTCTTCGTCGAAGACCTGGTCCGCAGCGTGGCGCAGAAGGCTTACGGTCATAAGCAGATCAAATGGTTCCGGGTGGAGGCTGAAAACTTCGAGTCCATTCACAATCATAATGCTTGGGCCGTGATTGAGAGCCACAATCAGCCAGCGCTAATTTGA
- a CDS encoding SRPBCC family protein: MQLHEFRQSQILRIPLAEAWAFFSQPANLNEITPPDMRFEVAGGDMSSIYAGQVVWYRLQLLPGLYRTWVTEIRHVQPQESFIDEQRFGPYRFWQHRHSFKEVSPTQTEVSDHVIYALPFWPFGEVVHTLYVKPMHEKVFRYRREALVRRFSALD, translated from the coding sequence ATGCAGTTGCATGAATTTCGTCAGTCTCAAATCTTGCGGATTCCGTTGGCAGAAGCGTGGGCGTTTTTCTCTCAGCCAGCTAACTTGAATGAGATTACGCCTCCCGATATGCGCTTTGAGGTGGCGGGAGGGGATATGTCATCCATCTATGCGGGGCAAGTGGTCTGGTATCGCCTGCAGTTGTTGCCAGGACTCTACCGGACATGGGTTACGGAAATCCGGCATGTGCAGCCGCAGGAGTCGTTCATTGATGAACAGCGTTTTGGCCCCTATCGTTTCTGGCAGCATCGACATTCTTTTAAAGAGGTGTCGCCGACTCAGACTGAGGTTTCGGACCATGTGATTTATGCTTTACCGTTTTGGCCGTTTGGGGAAGTCGTCCATACGCTTTACGTAAAGCCGATGCATGAGAAGGTGTTTCGCTATCGCCGGGAGGCGTTGGTTCGCCGTTTTAGCGCCCTAGACTGA
- a CDS encoding CPXCG motif-containing cysteine-rich protein translates to MHTVPVTCPTCFEEFDVPAPFVTEIPCDVDYDCEVCCRPMRIAFDEEDGEVVGYAYGLNE, encoded by the coding sequence ATGCACACGGTTCCTGTCACCTGCCCCACTTGCTTTGAGGAGTTCGATGTTCCCGCGCCTTTTGTGACGGAGATTCCCTGTGATGTGGACTATGACTGTGAGGTGTGCTGCCGCCCCATGCGCATTGCCTTTGATGAAGAAGATGGTGAGGTAGTGGGCTACGCCTACGGACTCAATGAATGA
- a CDS encoding magnesium chelatase subunit ChlI family protein: MEVPLVEYRALAQTEPAESSASIRLRVEQARQIQIQRFQGLKGIHTNSAMTPRLIKRHCELDAESGALMEQAMGNMNFSARAHDRILKVARTLADLRGLEKIDADCVLEAVNYRTLDRNLWS; the protein is encoded by the coding sequence GCCCTCGCTCAAACAGAGCCAGCGGAGTCTTCGGCAAGCATTCGCCTGCGTGTCGAACAAGCTCGGCAGATCCAGATCCAACGCTTCCAAGGTCTGAAAGGCATTCACACCAACAGCGCCATGACGCCGCGGCTCATCAAACGGCACTGCGAGCTGGATGCGGAGTCGGGCGCTCTCATGGAGCAGGCCATGGGTAATATGAACTTCAGTGCCCGCGCCCATGACCGCATCTTGAAAGTGGCCCGCACATTGGCCGACCTTCGTGGTTTGGAAAAAATCGATGCGGATTGCGTCCTCGAAGCGGTGAACTACCGCACTCTGGACAGGAACCTGTGGAGTTGA
- a CDS encoding RidA family protein, with the protein MSAEAQLRALQISLPPAPPKGGIYKPVVIVGNIAYLSGHGPYLDDGGMIRGRVGEDLDLAEGNAAARQTGLAMLATLQKELGSLDRIKRVIKLLGMVNAMPEFTDHPKVINGCSELFAQVWGEENGIGARSAVGMGSLPGNIAVEIEGIFELHP; encoded by the coding sequence ATGTCCGCCGAAGCCCAATTGCGAGCCCTGCAAATCTCACTACCTCCGGCCCCACCGAAAGGTGGCATTTATAAGCCGGTCGTGATTGTCGGTAATATTGCTTACCTCTCTGGACATGGCCCCTATCTGGACGATGGAGGCATGATCCGCGGGCGCGTGGGCGAGGATCTCGATCTAGCGGAAGGCAACGCTGCAGCACGCCAGACCGGGCTGGCCATGCTGGCCACTCTGCAAAAGGAACTGGGAAGCTTGGACCGGATCAAGCGTGTGATTAAGCTCTTGGGCATGGTCAATGCCATGCCCGAATTCACGGATCACCCCAAAGTGATCAACGGCTGCAGCGAGCTCTTTGCCCAAGTCTGGGGTGAAGAGAATGGCATCGGTGCCCGCAGTGCCGTCGGTATGGGCTCTCTACCCGGGAACATTGCTGTGGAAATCGAAGGGATCTTCGAACTCCACCCCTAA
- the rpsR gene encoding 30S ribosomal protein S18, whose translation MQPKTTERLISLRKNNRRMPRRRMDIPVEKLNYSNPELLARFLTETGKLIPRRVTGLPAWLHRKVTREVKRARAVNLLP comes from the coding sequence ATGCAACCTAAGACTACCGAACGCCTCATCTCCCTCCGCAAGAACAACCGCCGGATGCCTCGTCGCCGGATGGACATCCCGGTGGAGAAGCTTAACTATTCCAATCCTGAGCTCCTCGCTCGTTTCCTCACGGAGACTGGTAAGCTGATCCCCCGCCGTGTCACGGGTCTGCCAGCTTGGCTTCATCGCAAAGTGACCCGCGAAGTGAAGCGTGCTCGCGCGGTGAACTTGCTCCCCTGA
- the pgsA gene encoding CDP-diacylglycerol--glycerol-3-phosphate 3-phosphatidyltransferase has product MNLPNQLTLARLVLTGFFVACFYLPWSHTYSVAVIIFGIASFTDYLDGNIARARNLVTNFGKLFDPLADKILIAAAFILLSVDKTIPSWITIAILSREFFVTGIRQIAAGQGAVLAAEKLGKHKMVWQIITVLYFMLKAGSQEPIFGFLKPAFASASVDLWVGGFIIYFTTALTLVSGFSYFWKNRHLFNDA; this is encoded by the coding sequence ATGAACCTGCCCAATCAACTCACGCTCGCACGTCTCGTGCTCACGGGGTTTTTTGTGGCCTGCTTCTATCTCCCCTGGTCGCACACGTACTCCGTCGCGGTCATCATCTTTGGCATCGCGAGCTTTACGGATTACCTGGACGGCAACATCGCTCGGGCACGCAATCTGGTCACCAACTTCGGCAAGCTTTTCGATCCCCTTGCCGACAAAATCCTCATCGCCGCCGCTTTCATCCTCTTGTCGGTGGATAAGACCATTCCCTCTTGGATCACCATTGCCATTCTCTCCCGGGAATTTTTTGTGACGGGCATCCGCCAAATTGCCGCAGGCCAAGGAGCCGTCCTGGCAGCCGAAAAGCTCGGTAAGCACAAGATGGTCTGGCAAATCATCACCGTCCTCTATTTCATGCTCAAGGCCGGGTCCCAGGAGCCCATTTTCGGATTTCTGAAGCCTGCGTTCGCCTCCGCCTCCGTGGATCTCTGGGTCGGCGGCTTCATCATCTACTTCACCACGGCCTTGACCCTGGTCTCAGGTTTCAGCTACTTTTGGAAAAACCGTCATCTCTTCAATGATGCTTAG
- a CDS encoding ECF-type sigma factor has protein sequence MNQITLLLQACQQGQESAPNQLLTAVYAELRKLAAAKMARELPGQTLQATALVHEAWLKLGAANFQNRSHYFGAAAEAMRRILIDRARRRRAVRHGAGQEQVMLDDDLPVAAPVAQDDELLAVHEALDKLAAEDPRKAELVKLHYFVGLTFAEAAEVLGVSEPTAKRDWAYARAWLHREISTMG, from the coding sequence ATGAATCAGATCACCCTTCTCCTTCAGGCCTGCCAGCAGGGGCAGGAATCTGCGCCTAACCAGCTTTTGACGGCCGTTTATGCCGAGCTGCGCAAGCTGGCTGCCGCCAAGATGGCACGGGAGTTGCCTGGCCAGACGCTGCAAGCCACCGCCTTGGTCCATGAGGCTTGGTTAAAGCTCGGGGCTGCGAATTTCCAAAACCGAAGCCACTACTTTGGGGCGGCGGCGGAGGCCATGCGTCGGATTTTGATCGACCGGGCGCGCAGGCGACGCGCCGTGCGTCACGGGGCCGGCCAGGAGCAGGTGATGCTGGACGATGATTTGCCCGTCGCAGCCCCGGTGGCGCAAGATGATGAACTCCTCGCCGTGCACGAGGCGCTGGATAAATTGGCCGCGGAAGATCCTCGTAAAGCAGAGTTGGTGAAACTGCACTATTTCGTCGGATTGACCTTTGCCGAAGCGGCGGAAGTCCTGGGCGTCTCCGAGCCGACCGCCAAACGTGATTGGGCTTATGCCAGGGCTTGGTTACACCGGGAAATTTCGACCATGGGGTGA
- a CDS encoding ATP-dependent DNA ligase, with product MTPLLKVEYRKGIYLPEADLWLDPHHGVKRAFISHAHSDHVARHEWTCCSALTRELMRVRYGMSKDGHVEALPMRQDFEWEGWRLRLFPAGHIVGSAMLHLTRMSDGASLLYTGDYKLRQGLSSERCELLTADTLIMETTFGLPMFRFPPTAVVIEQMLRWVRETLDEGEIPVLLGYSLGKAQEILCALGDAGYPVMVHPSIWEMTQVVAPWLGRLPDYQLFDPARAKGHVLLFPPGGARSQAIRKLKICRTAMLSGWAMQSGAKYRYQVDAAFPLSDHADYPELLETVKVVKARRVFLVHGYTREFAADLRARGYDAWTLEGADQLEMSLDGMPDRLDALPPDASGAAKGVVEACDSLARWSQVGELAAAESSRLKKTALLAEYLRALESENDVALAVRYCAGLLFDPAAAEGPVNAGWAIIRRALQELSGLSDAEYRAISRSQADAGRTAYLVLSRMNLLDPQTVTLGETDQFFRAVREVRGPVPKTKLLKEQLLRLTAHTGSWLIRLLTGELRMGSKEGLIEEAVAAAFDQNADQVREAAMLCGDIGRAAVLARRAELHAAAPQPMVPIKVMLASPEETAAEVWQRMTALGAQSIWLEDKYDGIRAQLHVTPQRMEIFTRDLKPITDQFPEIALAARQMTDAVILDGEIIAYSDDKKLSFFDLQKRLGRRDQADLFLPSDITVRYVVFDLLWQNDRSWLDRSLQERRQQLESLQLPQGLALIGVQRAHSVEEVEAAFMAARRRNNEGLIIKDPDSHYSPGRRGKSWLKLKKAFATLDVVVVKAEQGHGKRSHVLSDYTFAVRDEESDNALRVIGKAYSGLTDVEIEELTEHFQQTTLEQKGRVRTVIPQIILEIAFDSIQASDRHDSGLALRFPRIKAIRKDKAVEEIDTLTYARKLAGLPGK from the coding sequence ATGACTCCGCTTCTCAAGGTCGAATATCGTAAAGGCATCTATCTGCCTGAAGCGGATCTTTGGCTGGATCCTCATCATGGGGTGAAGCGTGCTTTCATTTCTCATGCGCACAGCGATCATGTGGCCCGTCATGAATGGACGTGTTGCTCGGCTCTAACCCGAGAGCTCATGCGGGTGCGCTATGGCATGTCTAAGGATGGTCATGTCGAGGCACTTCCGATGAGGCAAGACTTCGAGTGGGAGGGCTGGAGGCTACGCTTATTTCCCGCCGGGCATATCGTGGGTTCGGCCATGCTGCATCTGACGCGCATGAGCGATGGCGCATCACTGCTTTACACCGGAGATTACAAGCTGCGTCAAGGGCTCAGCTCGGAGCGATGTGAGCTCTTGACTGCGGACACCTTGATCATGGAAACCACCTTCGGTTTGCCGATGTTTCGGTTTCCACCCACGGCGGTGGTGATTGAGCAAATGCTGCGATGGGTGCGCGAAACTCTCGATGAAGGAGAGATTCCGGTCTTGTTGGGCTATTCGTTAGGCAAAGCGCAGGAAATCCTCTGCGCTTTGGGAGATGCGGGCTATCCTGTGATGGTTCATCCCTCCATTTGGGAGATGACTCAAGTGGTGGCTCCTTGGTTGGGGCGGCTACCAGACTATCAGCTTTTTGACCCGGCCAGAGCTAAGGGGCATGTTCTGCTTTTTCCGCCCGGCGGAGCACGCAGCCAAGCTATCCGCAAGCTTAAGATCTGCCGCACCGCCATGCTGAGCGGCTGGGCCATGCAGTCGGGAGCCAAGTATCGCTATCAGGTGGATGCAGCGTTTCCTCTGAGTGATCATGCCGACTATCCTGAATTGCTGGAAACCGTGAAGGTAGTGAAAGCTAGACGGGTGTTTTTGGTTCACGGTTACACGCGTGAGTTTGCGGCAGATCTCCGCGCACGGGGTTATGATGCGTGGACCCTGGAGGGGGCAGATCAGTTGGAGATGTCTCTGGATGGGATGCCTGATCGATTGGACGCATTGCCGCCGGACGCATCTGGGGCAGCGAAGGGAGTCGTTGAGGCTTGCGATTCGTTGGCGCGTTGGTCTCAGGTCGGAGAGTTGGCGGCGGCTGAATCTTCACGTTTGAAAAAGACGGCTCTCCTAGCGGAATATTTAAGGGCTCTAGAGAGCGAGAATGATGTCGCCTTGGCGGTGCGATATTGCGCCGGTTTATTGTTCGACCCCGCAGCAGCCGAAGGTCCTGTGAATGCCGGTTGGGCGATCATTCGACGTGCCTTGCAAGAGCTGTCGGGATTGAGTGATGCCGAGTATCGCGCCATTTCACGCAGCCAAGCTGATGCCGGACGCACAGCGTATCTCGTGCTGAGCCGGATGAATCTGCTAGATCCGCAGACGGTGACTCTAGGTGAAACCGATCAATTTTTCAGAGCCGTGCGTGAGGTTCGGGGACCGGTTCCAAAAACGAAGTTGCTCAAAGAGCAATTGCTCCGACTCACAGCGCATACAGGCTCTTGGTTGATCCGCCTGTTGACCGGTGAGCTGCGCATGGGATCCAAGGAAGGATTGATTGAGGAAGCCGTGGCGGCGGCATTCGATCAAAATGCGGATCAGGTGCGTGAAGCGGCCATGCTTTGTGGGGACATCGGGCGGGCAGCCGTTCTGGCACGGAGGGCGGAACTCCACGCGGCCGCACCTCAACCCATGGTTCCCATCAAGGTCATGCTGGCGTCGCCGGAAGAAACCGCTGCGGAGGTCTGGCAGCGCATGACGGCTTTGGGCGCTCAAAGCATCTGGCTGGAAGATAAGTATGACGGCATCCGAGCTCAGCTCCATGTCACGCCGCAGCGCATGGAGATTTTTACTCGGGATTTAAAACCCATCACAGACCAGTTTCCTGAGATCGCTTTAGCCGCTCGGCAAATGACGGATGCCGTGATCTTGGATGGTGAGATTATCGCATATTCCGACGACAAGAAGCTCTCGTTTTTTGATTTGCAAAAGCGGTTAGGTCGCCGAGATCAGGCCGATCTCTTTCTGCCCAGTGACATTACGGTGCGATATGTCGTTTTCGATCTTCTTTGGCAGAATGACCGATCCTGGCTGGATCGATCGTTGCAAGAACGGCGTCAGCAGCTCGAATCTCTTCAGCTACCTCAGGGGCTGGCTTTGATCGGTGTCCAGCGCGCCCATTCGGTGGAGGAAGTGGAAGCGGCCTTCATGGCGGCACGCCGACGGAATAATGAGGGGCTGATCATCAAAGACCCCGATAGCCATTACAGTCCTGGGCGGAGGGGCAAGTCCTGGCTCAAACTCAAGAAAGCCTTCGCGACTCTCGATGTCGTGGTGGTGAAAGCGGAGCAGGGGCATGGCAAACGCAGTCATGTCTTGAGTGACTACACTTTTGCCGTGCGAGACGAGGAGTCTGACAACGCCTTGCGTGTGATCGGCAAAGCTTACTCCGGTCTGACCGATGTGGAGATCGAGGAACTGACGGAACACTTCCAGCAGACCACCTTGGAACAAAAAGGCCGTGTGCGGACGGTTATTCCCCAGATCATTTTGGAGATCGCCTTCGACTCCATTCAGGCGAGTGACCGACATGACAGCGGCTTGGCTCTCCGCTTCCCACGCATCAAAGCGATCCGCAAAGATAAAGCGGTGGAGGAAATCGATACCCTGACCTATGCGCGAAAGCTGGCGGGGCTGCCTGGAAAATAA
- a CDS encoding RNA polymerase sigma factor: MIASPDDEDNDLMMALAGGNDPALNILIRRWTPRLISYVERLCGCHATACDLAQETFVRVYKHRQQFRPAHKFSTWLFTIATNLMRNHSRWQKRHPVTLLDPHETHALPLESGHPSPDGDLENKERAAAIQRAIGQLPAEQKEALILSTYEGLSHGEIAEIMGTREKVIEMRIYRARKQLREWLHGWLQT; this comes from the coding sequence ATGATTGCATCGCCTGACGACGAGGACAACGATCTCATGATGGCTCTGGCTGGGGGCAATGATCCAGCTCTCAATATCTTAATCCGGCGCTGGACGCCCCGGCTGATCAGTTATGTCGAGCGCCTTTGTGGCTGCCATGCCACCGCCTGCGATCTGGCTCAAGAGACCTTCGTACGTGTTTACAAACACCGTCAGCAATTTCGCCCCGCCCATAAGTTTTCGACCTGGCTCTTCACCATCGCCACGAATCTCATGCGCAATCATTCCCGGTGGCAAAAGCGGCACCCGGTGACCCTTCTGGATCCGCACGAAACTCATGCGCTACCCCTGGAGTCCGGGCATCCAAGTCCAGATGGAGATCTTGAGAACAAGGAGCGCGCAGCCGCCATTCAACGTGCCATAGGGCAGCTCCCTGCAGAACAAAAAGAGGCCCTCATCCTTTCCACCTATGAGGGATTGTCCCACGGGGAAATTGCCGAAATCATGGGCACACGGGAAAAAGTCATTGAGATGCGCATCTACCGCGCCCGCAAACAATTGCGGGAATGGCTTCACGGTTGGCTCCAGACGTGA
- a CDS encoding TraR/DksA family transcriptional regulator, with translation MPAKKTPAPKAPAKPATKAPAKPAAKAPAKVAKPASKSPAKPVTKAANPAPKKSPPVKKEKAPAKSAAPKPAAKKAAAPKPAANAAPAKKAAVKEAPAKKEKAAAAPAPAAKKEKASAPAPAKEAPAPAATKKAAPAPKEEKVAAPAKPKASASTPKITNVRRTGRAEDEGITMDTPPKKPVLPAAFLKKQRQRLVELRDAYLNSAEGVTNSSLRGSEGDSSAFGMHQADAGSDAYDRDFALSLLAKEQDAIYEINEALKRIDLGMYGICEMSGETIPEERLEALPFTRFTVGCQERIEREQRSGRWNRPVRSLFGLDEASDDGDDDRDEEDSGSSSSNNNESLDFSKE, from the coding sequence ATGCCTGCGAAAAAGACCCCAGCGCCCAAAGCTCCGGCAAAACCTGCGACGAAAGCTCCAGCAAAGCCCGCCGCGAAAGCCCCGGCTAAGGTTGCTAAACCAGCATCCAAGTCCCCAGCCAAGCCCGTGACCAAGGCGGCCAACCCTGCGCCGAAGAAATCTCCCCCCGTGAAGAAAGAGAAAGCCCCTGCCAAATCTGCCGCCCCTAAACCGGCTGCCAAAAAAGCCGCTGCTCCTAAGCCTGCCGCCAATGCCGCGCCTGCTAAAAAAGCCGCAGTGAAGGAAGCTCCTGCCAAGAAGGAAAAAGCGGCTGCTGCCCCAGCCCCGGCCGCTAAAAAAGAAAAAGCTTCTGCTCCAGCCCCTGCGAAGGAGGCCCCTGCTCCAGCAGCCACGAAAAAAGCTGCCCCAGCTCCCAAGGAGGAAAAAGTGGCTGCCCCGGCTAAACCCAAGGCCTCTGCATCAACCCCTAAAATCACCAACGTCCGCCGCACCGGCCGTGCTGAAGATGAAGGCATCACCATGGACACGCCGCCGAAAAAGCCCGTGCTCCCAGCGGCCTTTCTCAAGAAGCAGCGCCAGCGCCTCGTGGAACTGCGCGACGCCTACCTGAACTCCGCTGAAGGCGTGACCAACAGCAGCCTGCGTGGCAGCGAGGGCGATTCATCCGCCTTTGGCATGCATCAGGCCGATGCCGGCAGTGATGCTTATGACCGCGACTTCGCCCTCAGCCTCCTGGCCAAGGAACAAGACGCCATCTATGAAATCAATGAAGCCCTCAAGCGCATTGATCTGGGCATGTATGGCATCTGCGAAATGTCTGGCGAAACCATCCCTGAAGAGCGTCTCGAAGCTCTCCCATTCACCCGTTTCACCGTCGGCTGCCAGGAGCGCATTGAGCGTGAGCAGCGCAGTGGTCGCTGGAACCGTCCCGTCCGTTCTCTGTTCGGCCTGGATGAAGCCTCCGACGACGGCGATGACGATCGCGACGAGGAAGATTCCGGCAGTTCGAGCAGCAATAATAACGAGTCGCTTGACTTCAGTAAAGAGTAG
- the rpmG gene encoding 50S ribosomal protein L33, translating into MAREIIILECTEAKAEGMPTSRYVSTRNKKSPRTPGRLEKVKFNPFLKRRTLHREIR; encoded by the coding sequence ATGGCACGCGAAATCATCATCCTCGAATGCACGGAAGCGAAAGCGGAGGGCATGCCCACGTCCCGTTACGTCAGCACTCGCAACAAAAAGAGCCCGCGCACTCCGGGTCGTCTTGAGAAAGTGAAGTTCAATCCCTTCCTCAAGCGTCGCACCCTGCATCGTGAGATCCGCTAA